Genomic segment of Paenibacillaceae bacterium GAS479:
GTCGATATCACCGGAGCCTCCATCTTCTCTCGCTTCCAGCACAGGCCGGAACAGATCATTGCCGCCGATCGTCAGCAAAATAAGATTTGCTTCCCGGATCGGGTATTCCAGTCCTTTGTCATTACGCAGCATTTCGTCAAGCTCAGCTGCCGTCAATCCGTTTACAGCCAAATTGTTGATCTGCTGCACCGGCTTTCCAGTCTCTTCGCCAAGCCGCTCCAACACCGTTTTTACATAACCGCGTCCGCTGTTGTCTCCAGTCCCTTTAGTTAAGGAGTCCCCCAGTGCGGTGACACGAATTTCCTCCGCCTGCTGGAAATTCCCTCCTGACTCCACTGACTTCACAGGTGCTTGCTCAGTCTGCTGTGCCGCAGGTGTCACTACAAGCAGATCATGCATCGCATAAGCAAAGCCCCCGGCCAGTAATAACGTTGATGCCAGCGCAGTCGTACCCAGGACACGCCATAATTTGCCGGATGGTATCATCTCTCTTCGGCTCCCCTTGCCAGTAAATTGTTAAACTTTAGTATAGGCATCATTCTTTTAAAAATAAGCCTTGCGACATCATTTTGCAAATAACAACAAAAAAAGAAGCAGACATAATGTCCGCTTCCAGTCTTGCTTTAATTGCATGTTCAAAAAGGTCGCCTTTCAGCATCGAGAAGGTTGTATGAACGGGAAGAAGGAGGAGCGGAAAGTAGGCAAACCTACATGAGCACCGGACTTCGAAGGTGAATACAAGATTCGATGTCGAGTTCTCTACCTGCTTTACATCGTGATCAATGGTGGCCTTTTTGAACAACCTCTTTAATTGTATTGGATGGATAAGGACTCTGCTGCCTCTCTCGCGGCAGCTCTTGCACTTTCTGTGTCTGAAGCTGTGCTTAACGCTACAGCCATGCGCCTGCCTTTGCGCGTCTCCGGCTTACCGAAAACTCGCACTTGGGTAGCGGGAACAGCCAGCGCTTGCTGGAGCCCAGTGATGCGGAAATCCTTGTGGTCACGGGTAGCCTTGAGCGTATGGCTAGCACCAGGCGACAGCAGACGCACGCCTGGGATCGGCAAGCCGAGAATGGCCCGCACATGCAGGGCGAACTCGGACAGATCCTGGGTGACCATCGTCACCATCCCTGTATCATGCGGACGAGGCGATACTTCACTAAACAAGACGCCTCGCTCAGTCAGAAACAACTCAACGCCGTAAAGGCCGTAGCCTCCTAGCGCGTCCGTAATTGCCAGCGCGATCTCTTCCGCTTGACGCCGCTGCTGCTCGCTCATGGGATGCGGCTGCCAGGACTCTATGTAGTCGCCATCTTTTTGGACATGGCCGATCGGTTCGCAGAACACCGTGCCAGATACCGAACG
This window contains:
- a CDS encoding Lysophospholipase L1 codes for the protein MIPSGKLWRVLGTTALASTLLLAGGFAYAMHDLLVVTPAAQQTEQAPVKSVESGGNFQQAEEIRVTALGDSLTKGTGDNSGRGYVKTVLERLGEETGKPVQQINNLAVNGLTAAELDEMLRNDKGLEYPIREANLILLTIGGNDLFRPVLEAREDGGSGDIDIEEIEATIPSAADSLRSVITKIRQINPDATLVYTGLYNPFYDIPELRGGSAAVQQWNDEAYEILGTDERAVLVPIMDLFQQRSADYIASDQFHPNQQGYQRIAQRIIQALT